One window from the genome of Aureibacillus halotolerans encodes:
- a CDS encoding nucleotidyltransferase domain-containing protein yields MFGSEAKGHDRSNSDIDLAVYCRHETNDAYALFMLAQELAGELGRD; encoded by the coding sequence TTGTTCGGATCTGAAGCGAAAGGGCACGACCGATCAAACAGTGACATTGATTTGGCCGTTTATTGTCGTCATGAAACGAACGATGCCTATGCGCTGTTTATGTTGGCACAGGAGCTAGCAGGTGAGTTGGGCAGAGATTAA
- a CDS encoding sensor histidine kinase: protein MTYRQTKWLIIIIPALTIGVWEYVRHEYLLPYISMELGNWLAPVIVLLVSVLILTKLFKMYEQNQEELHRAKAVQAVLEEREKIARELHDGIAQSLFLLNAQVTVMERTKQAEELPLERWKNSVHRTNDYVRQAIANLRHAADEDQNPWLQGIESFIEELKRESALSFETIWNIPESHLTPKEKVELLAIIREALFNIHKHAKATGVRIQANALPEKQGWYCQIIDNGQGFSKPGVTTGNQYGLNMMRDRASSMSWDLRFERKDGETKVIVVKEAV from the coding sequence TTGACATACAGACAAACCAAATGGTTGATTATCATCATCCCTGCACTCACGATTGGCGTATGGGAATACGTCAGACACGAGTACTTGCTCCCCTATATCTCCATGGAGCTTGGCAATTGGCTCGCCCCTGTGATCGTCTTGTTGGTATCCGTGCTCATTTTGACAAAGCTCTTTAAAATGTATGAGCAAAACCAAGAAGAATTGCATCGGGCAAAGGCGGTTCAAGCGGTGTTGGAGGAACGAGAAAAAATTGCTCGGGAGCTTCATGATGGCATTGCCCAATCGTTGTTTCTGCTGAATGCACAGGTGACCGTCATGGAACGCACAAAGCAGGCAGAAGAACTTCCTTTGGAACGATGGAAGAACAGCGTTCATCGCACAAACGATTACGTGAGACAGGCCATCGCCAATTTGAGACATGCTGCGGATGAGGATCAAAATCCTTGGCTTCAAGGGATTGAAAGCTTTATTGAAGAATTAAAGAGGGAAAGCGCGTTATCGTTTGAAACAATCTGGAACATTCCTGAATCTCACCTAACACCTAAGGAAAAAGTCGAGCTGTTGGCCATTATAAGAGAAGCTTTATTTAATATACACAAGCATGCAAAGGCAACGGGGGTTCGCATACAGGCAAACGCTTTGCCAGAAAAGCAAGGATGGTACTGCCAGATCATCGACAATGGACAAGGGTTTTCTAAACCAGGTGTGACAACGGGAAACCAATATGGCTTGAATATGATGAGGGATCGTGCAAGCAGTATGTCGTGGGACCTCCGATTTGAAAGGAAAGATGGCGAAACCAAGGTGATCGTTGTAAAGGAGGCCGTTTGA
- a CDS encoding Fic family protein — protein sequence MNKSNRLPFLPLEWTTETELALYKKVVTAISEMEKLKQKVRYSLVNESFIQLLTLQESVQSTRIEGTQVTFSEMLEDHVDQKEGFERVEVRNYQAALSYGMEVVTAGYPITEKLIRQLHEMLMMNARGSTSASGHYRRIQNFIGPTTQMKDASYIPPEPQLMPEYMTNLERYMNGHAYVAEQNDDTHPLIKSAVVHAQFESIHPFLDGNGRLGRILIVLYMLQSSLIDSPIFFLSEELEKDRFKYYAMLNRVRGIGIGKPDWESWVVFFLDASLRMARQQFEKLDRAETLYKNGLEQLDQPSHKEVWGVLFAEPITTVLKVEEKTNLAATTIRKALSHLVQKQMVYANDQKRNRRYYHYDLIRAMNG from the coding sequence ATGAATAAATCAAATCGACTACCCTTCCTTCCACTTGAGTGGACAACTGAAACGGAATTGGCACTTTATAAAAAAGTAGTGACTGCCATATCTGAAATGGAGAAGCTGAAGCAAAAGGTAAGGTATTCACTAGTTAACGAGTCATTTATTCAGCTTTTAACGCTTCAAGAATCTGTGCAATCGACACGGATTGAGGGGACACAGGTGACGTTTAGTGAGATGCTGGAGGATCATGTTGACCAGAAGGAAGGCTTCGAGCGAGTAGAGGTTAGGAATTATCAAGCGGCGTTGTCGTATGGCATGGAGGTTGTGACTGCAGGCTATCCGATCACCGAAAAACTCATTCGTCAGCTGCATGAGATGCTCATGATGAACGCACGAGGGTCAACAAGCGCATCAGGACACTATCGCCGAATTCAAAACTTCATTGGGCCGACCACACAGATGAAAGATGCCTCTTACATTCCACCAGAGCCACAATTAATGCCTGAATACATGACCAATTTAGAGAGATATATGAATGGCCATGCCTATGTGGCAGAGCAAAACGATGACACACACCCGTTAATTAAATCTGCAGTGGTTCATGCGCAATTCGAGTCCATCCATCCCTTTTTAGATGGAAATGGTCGCTTAGGTCGAATTTTGATCGTTCTATATATGCTCCAATCATCCCTTATTGATTCTCCCATCTTCTTTTTAAGTGAAGAGTTGGAAAAGGATCGTTTTAAATATTATGCGATGTTAAACCGAGTTAGGGGGATCGGAATAGGTAAACCCGATTGGGAAAGCTGGGTTGTCTTTTTCTTGGATGCCTCTTTAAGGATGGCGAGGCAGCAATTTGAAAAGCTAGACCGAGCGGAGACTTTATACAAGAACGGTCTTGAACAATTGGATCAGCCATCGCACAAAGAAGTGTGGGGGGTATTGTTTGCGGAACCAATTACAACTGTCCTTAAGGTTGAAGAAAAAACAAACCTGGCAGCAACGACGATTCGTAAGGCGTTAAGTCATCTAGTGCAAAAGCAAATGGTCTACGCAAACGACCAAAAACGAAATCGACGATACTACCACTATGATTTGATCCGGGCGATGAATGGGTAG
- a CDS encoding macrolide 2'-phosphotransferase — MNTRKLKQLAMSKGLDIIENSIKINESGIDFQVAFAKDQHDDNWILRIPRRPESMRHAHQEKNSLEIINRHVNFQLPDWSIFSEEFIAYKQLSGIPAATIDLEQQNYVWSFDESNVPPAYFQSLGKALADLHSLPHEEFKQSGVDVLRASELRVSMKQRMERVKKQYDINPTLWGRWQAWLAEDALWPTHVGVKHGDLHPGHVLINKNYQVTGFIDWTEVGIADVSVDFLSHQLLFGSDGLTKLIDAYDNAGGKTWSKMDEHIVELLTTSGITVAEFAEVSGLKEMHEMAAHMLASEM, encoded by the coding sequence ATGAATACACGTAAACTTAAACAATTAGCAATGAGTAAAGGCTTGGACATTATAGAAAACAGTATCAAAATCAATGAGTCTGGTATTGACTTTCAAGTAGCCTTCGCCAAAGATCAACATGACGATAATTGGATTTTAAGAATTCCACGTAGACCCGAATCAATGAGGCATGCACACCAAGAGAAAAATTCGTTAGAGATTATTAATCGCCATGTAAACTTTCAACTTCCGGATTGGTCTATTTTCTCTGAAGAGTTCATTGCGTATAAGCAATTAAGCGGAATTCCTGCGGCGACGATTGACTTGGAGCAACAGAACTATGTATGGAGTTTTGATGAATCCAATGTACCACCTGCGTATTTTCAATCATTAGGAAAAGCTCTAGCAGACTTACACTCGTTACCTCACGAAGAATTCAAACAGAGTGGGGTTGACGTTCTTCGTGCCAGTGAGTTAAGAGTGTCCATGAAACAGCGAATGGAACGGGTAAAAAAACAATACGATATCAATCCAACTTTATGGGGTCGCTGGCAAGCATGGCTAGCGGAGGACGCCCTTTGGCCAACACATGTAGGGGTGAAACACGGCGACCTACATCCAGGTCATGTCCTCATCAATAAAAATTATCAAGTAACGGGCTTCATTGATTGGACAGAAGTCGGAATTGCTGATGTGTCTGTCGATTTCTTGTCCCATCAACTCCTTTTTGGGAGTGATGGACTAACTAAGTTAATCGACGCTTATGACAACGCTGGTGGAAAAACATGGTCCAAAATGGATGAGCACATTGTAGAACTTCTAACAACAAGTGGCATCACTGTAGCTGAATTTGCTGAAGTCTCAGGCTTGAAAGAGATGCATGAAATGGCTGCACACATGCTTGCTAGCGAGATGTAA
- a CDS encoding SDR family NAD(P)-dependent oxidoreductase encodes MKKQHVAIITGGGSGLGQAVALKLAESNVQLSIVDISEEGGNDTVRLVKEKGASAIFIKADVSKAEDVKNYVDKTLDTYGVITMFYNNAGISGPGTKFAENTIEQIDQVIGINLQGALYGLRYVVEAMLKNGGGSIVNTSSTAGLVGQQTVGTYSATKHAMIGITKTIVAEYASEGIRVNAIAPGATETQMVKEYMEKNPNAADIAVNPVPQKRLGTPEEVAELVAFLLGDKAPYINGAVVPIDGGFTSI; translated from the coding sequence ATGAAAAAACAACACGTAGCAATTATCACAGGCGGGGGCAGTGGCTTAGGACAAGCCGTAGCTTTGAAACTGGCAGAGTCCAATGTTCAGCTAAGCATCGTAGACATTTCGGAGGAGGGCGGCAATGACACCGTTCGCCTCGTGAAGGAAAAAGGAGCTTCAGCGATCTTTATCAAGGCGGATGTAAGCAAGGCCGAGGACGTAAAAAACTACGTTGACAAAACCTTGGACACCTATGGCGTGATTACAATGTTTTATAACAATGCCGGTATTTCGGGACCAGGAACAAAATTTGCTGAGAACACGATTGAACAAATTGATCAGGTCATCGGCATTAACCTTCAGGGTGCGCTTTACGGTCTGAGATATGTGGTGGAAGCGATGCTTAAAAACGGTGGAGGCAGCATTGTCAACACATCCTCGACCGCCGGACTTGTTGGTCAGCAAACCGTAGGGACGTATTCTGCAACGAAGCATGCCATGATCGGCATTACAAAAACCATTGTCGCCGAATATGCGAGCGAAGGCATCCGTGTCAACGCTATTGCACCCGGTGCGACAGAAACACAAATGGTCAAGGAATACATGGAGAAGAACCCAAATGCAGCTGATATTGCGGTCAACCCCGTTCCGCAAAAACGCCTTGGCACACCGGAAGAAGTCGCTGAGCTTGTGGCTTTTCTTCTCGGAGACAAAGCACCTTACATCAACGGAGCGGTTGTTCCGATTGATGGAGGGTTTACATCGATATAA
- the nikA gene encoding nickel ABC transporter substrate-binding protein — MKNYFTIATLLVLLSLLGACTSTPSAEPETNTKHLHFLYNFSTNSLDPHVDTSYVPLRAGITETLVRLDEENLTVAPWLAESWESDDGQYWTIQLREDVTFQNGKPMDADAVKASLERALEENVALQNALKIDTIEADGHTLTISLTQPFPEFASELVHPNVAIIDVTEPDIVNHPVGTGPFKLTSFTPGSKLELERYDNYWDGASPLDTVTFAFNEDANARSLALESGQTDIVYRPEVESLETLKAIEGIKVESTGTFRVHQMTMNVERESLKDVNVRRAVDALIDREAIVESILLGHGQVAEGPFLPSLPFAPSYPPRESGLDAAIAHLEKAGYTQQDGVMQKDGEPLTFKLLTYSARADLPLIAQVFQSDAKRIGIDVEIQMIEIPEEYMAANRDWDLTTYSNLTAPRGDAGYYLNATYHPTGALNFSGTDEPELTAIIDELNQTVDQDKRAALSQQAATYVHEQMLNSFVLHPATIVAYNADKVQHWVTTRSEYYMITNKLDVN; from the coding sequence ATGAAAAATTATTTTACTATCGCAACTTTACTCGTGTTGTTGTCCTTACTAGGGGCATGCACGTCAACCCCTTCGGCGGAGCCGGAGACAAATACAAAGCATTTGCACTTCCTCTATAATTTTTCAACAAATTCACTTGATCCACATGTGGATACGAGCTATGTGCCGTTGCGCGCTGGCATAACGGAAACGCTTGTCCGACTGGATGAGGAAAACCTCACGGTGGCGCCGTGGCTTGCCGAAAGCTGGGAGAGCGACGATGGCCAGTACTGGACGATTCAACTGCGTGAGGATGTGACCTTTCAAAATGGCAAGCCAATGGATGCTGATGCTGTCAAAGCGTCTTTGGAACGAGCTTTAGAGGAGAACGTCGCACTTCAAAATGCTCTGAAAATCGACACAATTGAAGCGGATGGGCATACACTAACTATTTCACTCACACAGCCATTTCCTGAGTTTGCCTCAGAGCTTGTTCACCCAAACGTGGCCATTATTGATGTCACGGAGCCGGATATTGTCAACCATCCGGTAGGCACTGGTCCGTTCAAGCTTACGTCGTTCACACCGGGTAGTAAGCTGGAGCTGGAGCGCTATGACAATTATTGGGACGGGGCTTCACCATTGGATACCGTTACGTTTGCTTTTAATGAGGACGCCAATGCCCGTTCACTCGCCCTTGAATCAGGCCAAACGGACATTGTCTACCGACCAGAAGTCGAAAGCTTGGAAACGTTGAAAGCGATTGAAGGCATTAAGGTTGAGTCAACGGGAACGTTCCGAGTTCATCAAATGACGATGAATGTGGAGCGTGAGAGTTTAAAAGATGTCAATGTGCGCCGTGCAGTAGATGCGTTGATTGATCGTGAAGCGATTGTGGAGTCCATTCTCCTTGGGCATGGTCAGGTTGCCGAAGGCCCGTTTCTTCCTTCCTTACCTTTTGCTCCTTCCTATCCACCACGTGAAAGTGGTTTGGATGCGGCAATAGCTCACCTTGAAAAAGCAGGGTATACGCAGCAGGATGGCGTCATGCAAAAAGATGGTGAGCCGCTCACGTTTAAGTTGTTGACGTATAGCGCACGCGCAGATTTGCCGCTCATTGCCCAGGTGTTTCAATCAGATGCCAAGCGCATTGGCATTGATGTGGAAATTCAAATGATCGAGATTCCCGAAGAATACATGGCGGCAAATCGCGACTGGGATCTTACAACGTATAGCAATCTAACCGCACCACGTGGTGATGCAGGGTATTACCTGAACGCGACCTACCATCCGACAGGTGCTTTGAATTTTAGTGGTACAGATGAACCAGAGCTGACAGCCATTATTGATGAATTAAACCAGACCGTTGACCAAGACAAGCGTGCAGCGTTATCTCAGCAGGCAGCGACCTATGTGCATGAGCAAATGCTTAATTCCTTCGTCCTGCACCCGGCTACGATAGTGGCGTACAATGCGGACAAAGTTCAACATTGGGTAACGACACGAAGCGAATATTACATGATTACCAATAAGTTGGATGTGAACTAA
- a CDS encoding DUF2651 family protein, giving the protein MNLFLLLIIVYPLVTILLTAVLWALTRKVSVPLIVTFVVFVLLMFFEYNTTFLIWVLVYTVISLVTSLLLKKRKR; this is encoded by the coding sequence TTGAACCTTTTTCTTCTATTGATTATTGTTTATCCTCTCGTAACGATACTATTAACCGCAGTTCTTTGGGCTCTCACAAGAAAGGTAAGTGTGCCACTAATTGTCACCTTTGTTGTGTTTGTGTTGCTCATGTTTTTTGAGTACAACACTACATTTCTAATATGGGTGCTTGTGTATACAGTCATTTCCCTCGTTACTTCACTACTTTTAAAGAAGCGTAAACGATAG
- the nikB gene encoding nickel ABC transporter permease, whose product MIRIVSQRLIEVLVFLLLITFVSFLFVRLAPGDPILTILNVDELAVSQEQVEDLREKMGFNDPFLVQYGRWLLDFFRLDLGSSFTTNQPVMDLILMSLPASLELATGSIIVMLLVAVPLGSLSALYRNSWVDHLSRGISILGAAVPSFWLGLLLIDLFAVRFGLFPTMGREGFISLVLPSITLGLAMASVYVRLLRSSLLDSLSQEFVHAARARGLSEQRIFVSHAFRHSLPPVITVFGVSLGSLIGGVVVIEVLFSYPGAGSLVVDAIRQRDYPLIQGYILVMSILVFLVNTAVDLSYHYLNPELKLKERKAR is encoded by the coding sequence ATGATCCGCATCGTTTCACAGCGCCTCATTGAGGTCCTTGTGTTTCTGCTTTTGATTACCTTTGTTAGTTTTCTGTTTGTACGACTTGCGCCAGGCGACCCGATTCTCACCATCCTAAACGTGGACGAGCTGGCAGTGAGCCAGGAGCAGGTGGAGGATCTCCGCGAAAAGATGGGCTTTAACGATCCTTTCCTTGTTCAATATGGACGTTGGCTGCTAGATTTTTTCCGCCTGGACCTGGGCTCATCCTTCACAACCAATCAGCCCGTCATGGACCTGATTCTGATGAGTCTTCCCGCTTCGCTGGAGCTGGCGACAGGTTCGATTATCGTGATGCTGTTGGTTGCCGTACCACTAGGGTCACTATCGGCACTTTATCGGAACAGCTGGGTTGACCATCTTAGCCGAGGGATTTCAATATTAGGAGCAGCTGTGCCAAGCTTTTGGCTTGGCCTTTTGCTCATTGATCTGTTTGCCGTTCGATTCGGCTTGTTTCCAACGATGGGGAGGGAAGGGTTCATTTCTCTCGTACTGCCGTCGATTACGCTTGGTTTGGCGATGGCCAGTGTGTATGTGCGTCTTTTGCGTTCCAGTTTGCTTGATTCCCTCAGTCAGGAGTTCGTTCATGCAGCCCGTGCACGAGGGCTGTCTGAACAACGCATTTTTGTGTCGCATGCCTTTCGCCACAGTTTACCCCCTGTCATTACGGTGTTTGGTGTGAGCTTGGGAAGCTTGATTGGCGGTGTTGTTGTCATCGAAGTGCTGTTTTCGTATCCAGGGGCGGGCAGTCTCGTCGTCGATGCGATTCGCCAGCGGGATTATCCGTTGATTCAGGGATATATCCTCGTCATGTCCATTCTGGTCTTCCTAGTGAACACTGCCGTTGATTTGTCCTACCATTACTTGAATCCAGAGCTGAAGCTGAAAGAAAGGAAGGCACGCTAA